In Bacillus sp. FJAT-45037, the following are encoded in one genomic region:
- a CDS encoding metal-sensing transcriptional repressor — MDEQDRLNIPLEVVGTTRVTKADKEKEKLINRLKRIEGQVRGIQNMIESDRYCVDVLIQISAVNAALKKVGHTLLEQHTEGCVADAIRSGEGDEAIEELMKVIQQVTK; from the coding sequence ATGGATGAACAAGATCGTTTAAATATTCCTCTTGAAGTGGTTGGAACGACTCGTGTGACCAAAGCAGATAAAGAAAAAGAAAAATTAATAAATCGTTTAAAACGAATTGAAGGACAAGTAAGAGGGATTCAGAATATGATTGAATCTGATCGTTATTGCGTTGATGTATTGATTCAAATATCAGCTGTAAATGCGGCTCTAAAAAAAGTAGGGCATACGTTACTAGAACAACACACTGAAGGATGCGTGGCGGATGCGATCCGTTCTGGCGAAGGGGATGAGGCGATTGAAGAGCTAATGAAAGTGATCCAACAAGTGACCAAGTAG
- a CDS encoding aspartyl-phosphate phosphatase Spo0E family protein yields the protein MEKQQLRDSIEQKRTELVKVGIEHGLHSPKAIKASQQLDDLLNQYDCLYHPNKIK from the coding sequence ATGGAAAAACAACAATTACGAGATTCTATCGAACAAAAACGTACTGAATTAGTTAAGGTAGGGATTGAACATGGCTTGCATTCTCCTAAAGCTATTAAAGCGAGTCAACAACTAGACGATTTATTAAACCAATACGATTGTTTGTATCACCCAAACAAAATAAAGTAA